The following proteins come from a genomic window of Pirellula staleyi DSM 6068:
- a CDS encoding phage protein Gp36 family protein, with protein MTTTYCTKADIDAIWSPSELIGTVDDDSSGTISSVEEAIISRAIERAAGRMNAYLEQRFVVASLAGNAWCRDCNAAIAAYLLSIRKSDEPPAPLAEQHDSYLRDLLEIAAGRLRLPDALPPAETMPTVTNFRIDLASQRRVKPDLSTSTGSNPAASLHRRRSDS; from the coding sequence ATGACGACCACGTACTGTACTAAGGCTGACATTGATGCCATCTGGTCCCCCAGTGAGTTGATTGGAACTGTCGATGACGATTCGAGTGGCACGATCTCGAGTGTGGAAGAGGCCATCATCAGCCGCGCGATTGAACGAGCTGCTGGTCGCATGAATGCCTACCTCGAACAACGTTTTGTCGTTGCCTCGTTGGCAGGCAACGCCTGGTGTCGCGACTGCAATGCAGCGATTGCCGCCTATCTGCTTTCGATTCGCAAATCGGACGAACCACCTGCACCGCTGGCAGAACAGCACGACAGCTATCTGCGCGATTTACTCGAGATTGCAGCAGGTCGGCTGCGTCTGCCCGATGCCTTGCCTCCTGCGGAAACCATGCCGACGGTCACCAACTTTCGGATCGACCTGGCGAGTCAGCGCCGAGTGAAACCCGATCTTTCGACCAGCACTGGAAGCAATCCGGCGGCTTCGCTCCATCGACGTCGGAGCGATTCGTAA
- a CDS encoding major capsid protein: protein MGTSAATLLAPKTIYKAISQLDLPGTTLQSLFGWKLGGRNIRRLSGRHFSYDIFNHTRSVATGRVPGQVASRTRPQRVGTVAATFPRAAEVISLLDEDLLNRREIGESTDDLDFGGESYLTRQEYYLAQRFANLVEFQTAAMLRGSYSYTADGDQLRHGFTSGQVQIDFQVPASNRSGLNMLGAGDILSASWSSTSTDIPKQLQLINTAMVQLTGMGLAHVVLTGAGWQHVVNNTKVQAQGGSTNVVFESMQRVGSGEFSAVLRAIPWVTFHIVDYGLEVWNGSQESFVKLIEDDYAAFLPEPSPRWAQYLEGSEIVTEGPGGAKQEQFGFYPYAYATHDPSGWDLCGVFNGIPALYTPAAIAYGKIVTP from the coding sequence ATGGGTACCTCAGCAGCTACGCTCCTCGCTCCCAAGACCATCTACAAGGCCATCTCGCAGCTCGATCTGCCTGGCACGACGCTGCAATCGCTTTTTGGATGGAAGCTTGGTGGGCGAAACATTCGTCGTCTCTCGGGGCGTCATTTTTCGTACGACATTTTCAACCACACGCGCAGCGTGGCCACGGGCCGTGTTCCCGGTCAGGTGGCAAGTCGAACACGGCCTCAGCGAGTGGGGACAGTCGCCGCGACATTTCCCCGCGCTGCAGAAGTGATCTCACTCCTCGATGAAGACCTGCTCAACCGCCGCGAGATTGGTGAATCGACCGACGACCTCGACTTCGGCGGCGAGAGCTATCTCACACGGCAAGAGTACTACCTGGCGCAGCGCTTCGCGAATCTGGTGGAGTTCCAAACTGCCGCAATGCTGCGCGGTTCGTACTCCTACACCGCCGATGGCGATCAGCTGCGACATGGCTTCACGAGTGGTCAGGTGCAGATCGATTTTCAAGTTCCTGCGAGTAATCGTTCGGGACTGAACATGCTCGGTGCTGGCGACATCCTGAGCGCTAGCTGGAGCTCGACCAGCACCGATATTCCGAAGCAATTGCAGCTGATTAACACCGCGATGGTGCAGCTGACCGGCATGGGACTCGCGCATGTGGTGCTCACCGGCGCTGGTTGGCAGCATGTGGTGAACAACACCAAGGTGCAAGCGCAAGGTGGTTCGACCAACGTTGTGTTTGAATCGATGCAGCGTGTCGGAAGTGGCGAGTTTTCGGCTGTTTTGCGGGCGATTCCTTGGGTGACGTTTCACATCGTGGACTACGGTCTCGAAGTTTGGAACGGCTCGCAAGAATCGTTCGTCAAGCTGATCGAAGATGACTATGCCGCGTTCCTTCCTGAACCATCACCGCGCTGGGCTCAGTATCTCGAAGGGTCGGAGATTGTGACGGAAGGTCCCGGTGGTGCCAAGCAAGAACAGTTTGGCTTCTATCCCTATGCCTATGCGACGCACGATCCGAGTGGCTGGGATTTGTGCGGTGTGTTCAACGGCATCCCTGCGCTCTACACCCCAGCGGCTATCGCCTACGGCAAGATCGTGACCCCTTAG
- the dacB gene encoding D-alanyl-D-alanine carboxypeptidase/D-alanyl-D-alanine-endopeptidase, whose product MSQLIARLLVVAVVICSPLVVGPMNQAAAEDSLAMAVQALADQPLYAQAHWGILAVDLESGEVVLERDSGKLFAPASVTKLFSCASALDYLGASYRSRTPLLMRGTLASDGTLTGDLILRASGDFHLGNRLREDGTIDFTSSDHTYSNWASDSRLTPQDPLTGIIQLAKAARAFGIRKVTGEVLVDDTLFDHTTSSGSGPAQVTPIFVNDNVLDLTITPAAAGEMATIEARPATALFKITSEVTTGASDSKASVQVSCDPRGNVVVKGTIPAGRAPLLRHVEVPSPAGYARALLIEALAREGIELVAKISLDHPQAKLPTADDYQKLAAVGEVVSPPLSESVKLILKVSHNLHASSLPLVVAASQGKRTAAEGMKLEGEFLKRAGVDVGTISFGGGAGGSSADFVTPRATVQLLQYMVKRDDAKEYIAGLPILGVDGTLATAIDPESPARGKVQGKTGTLVWDNLLNGDSLLTSKGLAGYMTTTKGRRLAFALFVNGVHLRDGVEAKQIGMDLARICEMIHAAR is encoded by the coding sequence ATGTCGCAGCTGATCGCCCGGCTGTTGGTCGTCGCCGTTGTCATTTGCTCACCATTGGTCGTTGGTCCCATGAACCAAGCAGCCGCCGAAGATAGTCTCGCGATGGCCGTGCAGGCCCTCGCCGATCAGCCGCTCTACGCGCAAGCTCATTGGGGGATCTTGGCGGTCGATCTCGAGTCGGGCGAAGTGGTGCTCGAGCGCGATAGCGGCAAGCTCTTCGCGCCGGCGTCGGTCACCAAGCTGTTCAGCTGCGCAAGTGCGCTCGACTATCTCGGAGCCAGCTATCGCTCGCGCACTCCACTGCTGATGCGTGGCACACTTGCGAGCGACGGCACCTTGACCGGTGATCTCATCCTCCGAGCTAGTGGCGATTTTCATCTCGGCAATCGTTTGCGTGAGGATGGAACGATCGACTTCACAAGCAGCGATCACACCTATTCAAACTGGGCCAGCGATTCGCGGCTCACGCCTCAAGATCCTCTCACGGGGATCATTCAACTCGCCAAAGCGGCCCGCGCGTTCGGCATTCGTAAAGTGACCGGGGAAGTGCTGGTCGACGATACGCTGTTCGATCACACCACCAGCAGTGGCAGTGGCCCTGCACAAGTCACTCCTATTTTTGTGAACGACAATGTGCTCGATCTCACCATCACACCGGCCGCCGCAGGAGAGATGGCCACAATCGAAGCACGACCTGCCACCGCGCTGTTTAAGATCACATCGGAAGTGACTACCGGAGCCAGCGACTCGAAGGCCTCGGTACAAGTTTCATGCGACCCGCGTGGCAATGTCGTTGTGAAGGGAACCATTCCGGCAGGTCGAGCACCGCTCCTTCGCCATGTGGAAGTTCCTAGCCCCGCCGGCTATGCCCGCGCTCTGCTGATCGAAGCCCTTGCTCGCGAAGGAATCGAGCTCGTCGCCAAAATTTCGCTCGATCATCCTCAGGCAAAACTGCCGACAGCCGACGATTACCAAAAACTGGCCGCTGTAGGAGAAGTGGTTTCGCCACCTCTTTCGGAGTCGGTGAAGTTGATCCTCAAAGTGAGTCACAACTTGCACGCGAGTTCGTTGCCTCTGGTGGTCGCAGCCTCGCAAGGAAAACGAACCGCCGCCGAAGGGATGAAACTCGAAGGGGAGTTTTTGAAGCGTGCGGGGGTCGATGTCGGCACCATCAGCTTTGGCGGTGGAGCTGGTGGCAGCTCGGCCGATTTTGTCACGCCACGCGCCACGGTTCAGCTGCTGCAGTACATGGTCAAACGGGACGACGCCAAGGAGTACATCGCCGGGCTGCCGATCCTGGGAGTCGATGGAACTCTGGCGACAGCGATCGATCCCGAAAGCCCGGCGCGAGGCAAAGTGCAAGGGAAGACTGGCACCCTGGTGTGGGACAACTTGCTCAATGGCGATTCGCTCCTCACTAGCAAAGGCCTAGCGGGGTACATGACCACCACGAAAGGCCGGCGACTAGCATTCGCGCTGTTCGTCAACGGAGTCCACCTGCGCGACGGCGTGGAAGCGAAGCAAATTGGCATGGATCTGGCCCGCATCTGCGAGATGATTCACGCCGCGCGATAG